A part of Streptomyces sp. NBC_01497 genomic DNA contains:
- a CDS encoding cupin domain-containing protein: protein MASQTSSSDAAAGPGARPGRDAFHPDLPGPDHATAPLRTRLHHVRADALDADTAQSGGMRRFAAISGRTVGSERIWMGQTHVAPGTASSDHHHGASETAIHVVSGHPEFVFLDGTGPEPEEIRIRTSPGDYVFVPPYVPHREENPSRDEEAVVVIARSTQEAVVVNLPGLHVLRERTEEERDA from the coding sequence ATGGCTTCGCAGACCTCTTCGTCCGACGCAGCAGCCGGGCCCGGGGCCCGCCCAGGACGCGACGCGTTCCACCCGGACCTCCCGGGACCGGACCACGCCACCGCGCCGCTGCGCACCCGCCTGCACCACGTACGTGCCGACGCGCTCGACGCCGACACCGCGCAGAGCGGTGGCATGCGGCGCTTCGCCGCGATCAGCGGACGCACCGTCGGCTCCGAACGCATCTGGATGGGCCAGACGCACGTCGCACCCGGCACCGCCTCCTCCGACCACCACCACGGCGCGTCCGAGACCGCCATCCATGTTGTCTCGGGCCACCCCGAGTTCGTCTTCCTGGACGGCACGGGCCCGGAGCCCGAGGAGATCAGGATCCGCACCTCGCCCGGCGACTACGTCTTCGTGCCCCCGTACGTGCCGCACCGCGAGGAGAACCCCAGCCGTGACGAGGAGGCCGTGGTGGTGATCGCCCGCAGTACCCAGGAGGCCGTCGTGGTGAACCTGCCCGGGCTCCACGTGCTGCGTGAGCGGACGGAAGAGGAGCGGGACGCGTGA
- a CDS encoding putative leader peptide, with product MLTRRGHIDLLRVASAACRPAR from the coding sequence ATGCTCACCCGGCGCGGCCACATCGACCTGCTGCGTGTCGCGTCCGCCGCGTGTCGTCCCGCGCGCTGA
- a CDS encoding LLM class flavin-dependent oxidoreductase, whose protein sequence is MSLHLHWFLPTGGDGRTLVDRHAYAGAAGPGGPVPVPGIRPPDIEYLAQIAKAAERLGFEGVLTPTGTWCEDAWLTTIALSQQTERLKFLVAFRPGVISPVLAAQMAATYQRVTRGRLLLNVVTGGDSTEQRRFGDHADHDSRYARTDEFLTVVRGVWSGAPFDFDGEHYQVAGGLTAQPPDPLPEVFFGGSSKAAGPVAARHADVYLTWGEPPGQVARKIEWIRELAARQGRTVRFGVRLHTITRDRAADAWAAAGRLLDDLDRDTVAAAQEALGRSESVGQRRMLALHGGSKDSLEISPNLWAGVGLVRGGAGTALVGAHAEVADRIEEYHRLGIEHFIFSGYPHLEEAYWFGEGVIPELAARGLLPDGGTAPVAAPILLARGR, encoded by the coding sequence ATGAGCCTGCACCTGCACTGGTTCCTGCCCACCGGCGGTGACGGCCGCACCCTCGTGGACCGGCACGCGTACGCCGGAGCCGCGGGGCCGGGCGGCCCCGTCCCGGTCCCGGGCATCCGGCCGCCCGACATCGAATATCTGGCGCAGATCGCCAAGGCCGCCGAACGCCTGGGCTTCGAGGGCGTCCTCACCCCGACCGGCACCTGGTGCGAGGACGCGTGGCTCACCACGATCGCGCTGTCCCAGCAGACCGAACGGCTCAAGTTCCTGGTGGCGTTCCGGCCCGGTGTGATCTCGCCGGTGCTCGCCGCGCAGATGGCGGCGACGTATCAGCGCGTCACCCGCGGCAGGCTCCTGCTAAACGTCGTCACCGGCGGTGACAGCACCGAGCAGCGCCGGTTCGGGGACCACGCGGACCACGACAGCCGCTACGCCCGCACCGACGAGTTCCTCACGGTGGTACGCGGAGTGTGGTCCGGCGCGCCCTTCGACTTCGACGGCGAGCACTACCAGGTGGCGGGCGGTCTCACCGCGCAGCCGCCCGACCCGCTTCCCGAGGTCTTCTTCGGCGGCTCGTCCAAGGCGGCGGGTCCGGTCGCCGCGCGTCACGCCGATGTGTACCTGACCTGGGGCGAACCACCCGGGCAGGTGGCCCGGAAGATCGAGTGGATCCGGGAGCTTGCCGCGCGGCAGGGACGTACGGTCCGGTTCGGCGTCAGGCTGCACACCATCACGCGCGATCGTGCGGCGGACGCGTGGGCGGCGGCCGGCCGGCTGCTCGACGACCTCGACCGGGACACCGTCGCCGCGGCCCAGGAGGCCCTGGGGCGCAGCGAGTCGGTGGGCCAGCGGCGGATGCTCGCCCTGCACGGCGGTTCCAAGGACAGCCTGGAGATCTCGCCGAACCTGTGGGCGGGAGTGGGACTCGTCAGGGGAGGCGCCGGCACCGCGCTGGTCGGCGCCCACGCGGAGGTGGCCGACCGGATCGAGGAGTACCACCGGCTCGGTATCGAGCACTTCATCTTCTCCGGCTATCCGCACCTGGAGGAGGCGTACTGGTTCGGCGAGGGAGTGATCCCGGAACTCGCCGCCAGGGGCCTGCTGCCGGACGGCGGGACCGCGCCGGTGGCGGCTCCGATCCTGCTCGCGCGGGGCCGCTGA
- a CDS encoding DsbA family protein, whose translation MTAPGAAAARTPGRTSPLAARATEPRRPDPRPFADPAPVRQPATGAELALTVTEFTDPACPWAWGSEPALRLLGHTLGPLWRWRRVFGILFDEDDDEAPDPSAEARWYDGFIREVAAHTGAPYPEALRWLTRSSWPASAAAKAAETQGREVGERVLRRLRESTFVHGTPADTADGIRWAVTGVPGLDVGRLMDEAASAATRAAVAADRAQARRPIAEVVGLDGDGPHPGGAKELARGRRYALPTLLFEGPGGRVCAPGWQSFDAFLAAAGRAAGSSAQRAARPSASAALERWRSLSGPELALLTREQAPPRDAVRIRTAGGPLWLHPAETAARSAGR comes from the coding sequence ATGACGGCTCCCGGCGCCGCGGCCGCACGTACGCCGGGCAGGACGAGCCCACTCGCCGCCCGGGCGACGGAGCCACGACGGCCCGACCCGCGGCCCTTCGCGGACCCCGCGCCGGTGCGGCAACCGGCGACAGGAGCCGAACTCGCGCTCACCGTCACCGAGTTCACCGACCCGGCGTGCCCCTGGGCGTGGGGGTCGGAGCCCGCGCTGCGGCTGCTGGGGCACACGCTCGGACCACTCTGGCGCTGGCGCCGCGTCTTCGGGATCCTCTTCGACGAGGACGACGACGAGGCGCCCGACCCGTCGGCCGAGGCCCGCTGGTACGACGGCTTCATCCGTGAGGTCGCCGCGCACACCGGGGCGCCGTACCCCGAGGCGCTGCGCTGGCTCACGCGCAGCAGCTGGCCCGCCTCGGCGGCGGCGAAGGCAGCCGAGACGCAGGGCCGCGAGGTCGGCGAGCGGGTGCTGCGGCGGCTGCGCGAGTCGACGTTCGTGCATGGCACCCCGGCCGACACGGCGGACGGCATCCGCTGGGCCGTGACCGGCGTACCGGGGCTGGACGTGGGGCGGTTGATGGACGAGGCGGCGTCCGCCGCGACCCGGGCGGCGGTGGCCGCGGACCGCGCGCAGGCGCGCAGGCCGATCGCCGAGGTGGTCGGCCTGGACGGCGACGGTCCGCATCCGGGCGGCGCCAAGGAGCTGGCACGCGGGCGTCGTTACGCGCTGCCGACGCTGCTGTTCGAGGGGCCGGGCGGGCGGGTGTGCGCGCCGGGCTGGCAGAGCTTCGACGCGTTCCTCGCGGCGGCGGGACGCGCGGCGGGCTCGTCGGCACAGCGTGCCGCGAGGCCGTCCGCGAGCGCCGCCCTGGAGCGCTGGCGCAGCCTCTCGGGGCCCGAACTCGCGCTGCTCACACGGGAGCAGGCGCCGCCGCGCGACGCCGTGCGCATCCGCACAGCGGGCGGCCCGCTGTGGCTGCATCCCGCCGAAAC
- a CDS encoding lytic polysaccharide monooxygenase auxiliary activity family 9 protein, producing MRGSRKLKVALVAAVISPVVAVALPASQAAAHGYVSTPPSRQAQCAAGTVSCGDIRYEPQSVEGPKGLKSCSGGNARFAELDDDAKGWQVTPVGTSTTFSWTLTARHATSTWQYFVGDRKIAEFNDDGRIPGATVTHQVDFGDLRGKQKVLAVWNIADTANAFYTCVDVNIG from the coding sequence ATGCGTGGAAGCAGGAAGCTCAAGGTCGCCCTCGTGGCCGCGGTGATCTCACCGGTGGTCGCCGTGGCGCTCCCGGCGAGTCAGGCCGCCGCGCACGGCTACGTCTCCACCCCGCCCAGCAGGCAGGCGCAGTGCGCCGCCGGAACCGTCAGCTGCGGCGACATCAGATACGAGCCGCAGAGCGTGGAGGGCCCCAAGGGGCTCAAGAGCTGCAGCGGCGGCAACGCCAGGTTCGCCGAGCTCGACGACGACGCCAAAGGCTGGCAGGTCACACCGGTGGGCACCAGCACCACCTTCAGCTGGACACTGACGGCACGTCACGCGACCAGCACCTGGCAGTACTTCGTCGGCGACCGAAAGATCGCCGAGTTCAACGACGACGGCCGGATCCCCGGTGCGACCGTGACCCATCAGGTCGACTTCGGTGACCTGCGCGGCAAGCAGAAGGTACTGGCGGTCTGGAACATCGCCGACACCGCCAACGCCTTCTACACCTGCGTCGACGTGAACATCGGCTGA
- a CDS encoding RrF2 family transcriptional regulator, whose translation MQISARTDYAVRALVELAADAARPLNCESVASAQGIPFRFLKSVFRDLRQAGLVRSQRGCEGGYWLGRDAAAISVADVMTAVDGEFFTLRGAPLAGLSYPGAAGALPDVWRAAADAALGVLASTTIADLTLSAVRA comes from the coding sequence ATGCAGATTTCGGCCAGGACCGACTACGCCGTGCGGGCGCTCGTCGAGCTGGCGGCCGACGCCGCGCGACCGCTCAACTGCGAGAGCGTGGCGTCGGCGCAGGGCATTCCGTTCCGGTTCCTCAAGTCGGTCTTCCGCGACCTGCGGCAGGCGGGGCTGGTGCGCAGCCAGCGCGGCTGCGAGGGCGGGTACTGGCTCGGCAGGGACGCGGCGGCGATCTCCGTCGCGGACGTGATGACGGCCGTGGACGGGGAGTTCTTCACCCTTCGGGGCGCCCCGCTCGCCGGGCTCTCCTACCCCGGAGCGGCCGGCGCGCTGCCCGACGTGTGGCGCGCGGCGGCGGACGCGGCGCTCGGCGTACTGGCGTCGACCACGATCGCCGACCTCACGCTCTCCGCGGTGCGGGCATGA